The DNA region GAACACTTATCGGCTCACAATCCTTTACATTGAACTAAAAAAGATTAAATTATTTTGAGGTCTCACTGAAAGCCTATACATTTGCATCGTTGTTTATGCAATTATTGTTGCATCACAAAACATCATTTTAATCACCTTAATAATGTATAGACACGATGAGAAAGTTCTTCTGTTTCACTTGGTTGGTATGTCTGACCTTCTCTGTCGGCGCACAAGAGATTTTGAGCCTCGATAGTTGCCGTGCATTGGCCATTGCCAATAACAAAGAACTACTGATAAGTCAGGAGAAAATTAACTCTGCACATTATCAGAGAAAAGCGGCGTTTACCAGCTACCTTCCCGATATTTCCGCCACCGGTGGATATATGCGTACCCAAAAAGAGATTTCAATATTGAGTGATGCCCAGAAAGGTGCATTAGGTTCAATGGGAACTCAGGTGAGCGGCGCTATGCAAAATGGCATACAAGGTATACTGACACAGCACCCTGAGTTGACACAGAATCCGCAATTCATGGCATTGATCCAGGCGTTAGGAAGTGTGGACGTCGCCTCTCCGCTCAACGGTCTCGGAAATTCCCTCGTTGATGCATTTCGTACAGATACCCGCAACATGTATGCCGGCGCCCTGACGCTGACACAACCTTTATATATGGGCGGCAAAATCCGTGCTTACAACAAAATTACCAAATATGCAGAAGAACTGGCACGCCAGCAACATGACAGTGGTCTGCAAGATGTAATACTTAGTACCGACCAGGCTTACTGGCAAGTAGTATCACTCGCCAGTAAAAAGAAGTTAGCCGAAGGTTACCTCAAGTTACTGCAAAAGCTGGAAAGCGATGTGGACAAGATGATTGCCGAAGGTGTTGCCACCAAAGCGGACGGTCTATCCGTAAAAGTAAGAGTGAACGAAGCGGAAATGACACTGACCAAAGTAGAAGATGGCTTGAGTCTGTCCAGAATGTTATTATGCCAGTTATGCGGTTTGGACTTATCCTCTCCTATCACGCTGAAAGATGAACGGGAAGATGATCTCTCTCCTGATCCGGTAGCAGCGAATGGAATTGATCTGAATACGGTTTATGCTACACGGCCGGAAGTACGCAGTCTGGAACTTGCCACAGAAATCTACAAGCAGAAGGTAAACGTCACTCGCTCCGAATATCTGCCGTCACTGGCTCTGATGGGAAGCTATATGATGACCAACCCCTCCGTTTTCAATGGTTTCGAAAAGAAGTTCAAAGGTATGTGGAATGTGGGCGTGGTATTACAGGTTCCTATCTGGCACTGGGGTGAAGGCATGTACAAGGTGAAGGCAGCCAAAGCGGAAGCCCGTATCGCCCAATACCAATTGGACGATGCTAAAGAAAAGATAGAACTCCAAGTCAACCAGTCCGTCTTCAAGGTTAATGAAGCCGCTAAAAAACTGATTATGGCAAAAAAGAATCTGGAAAAAGCAGATGAAAATCTTCGATATGCCACCCTCGGATTTGAAGAAGGCGTGATAGCTGCCAGCAACGTACTCGAAGCACACACAGCCTGGCTTTCAGCCCAGTCCGAAAAGATAGATGCACAAATTGACGTGAAACTGACTGACATCTATCTGAAGAAGGCATTGGGACAGTTGAAAACAACCGATTACTAATTACTAATTATAAATTATAGAGATTGCACAACGCTTTCCGCTTAGTTTGAAATTAGTAATCAGTAATCAATAACACCATAATTAGTAATTCGTAATTAGTAATAAAAAAAATGGATACCAAATCACAAAACAGTAACATGCTATTAGCGTTCTTAACGCTGACAGGCGTCATTGCCATTGTAGCCGTAGTAGGTTTCTTCATGTTGCGCAAAGGACCGGAAATCGTACAGGGTCAGGCAGAGGTCACAGAATACCGGGTATCGAGTAAAGTACCGGGACGTATTCTGGAATTCCGTGTGAAAGAGGGACAAAGCGTGCAGGCCGGAGATACACTCGCCATACTGGAAGCTCCGGATGTATTAGCTAAACTGGAACAGGCCCGTGCGGCGGAAGCCGCTGCTCAGGCACAAAATGAGAAAGCACTGAAAGGCGCCCGTCACGAACAGGTACAGGCTGCCTTTGAGATGTGGCAAAAAGCTAAAGCAGGACTTGAAATAGCCGAGAAATCTTACAAACGTGTGAAAAATCTTGCTGATCAGGGCGTGATGTCAACCCAAAAGCTGGATGAGGTGACTGCACAGCGAGACGCTGCCGTCGCAACAGAAAAAGCCGCCAAAGCCCAATACGACATGGCAAAGAACGGTGCGGAACGAGAAGATAAAGCTGCTGCCGCCGCCTTGGTAGACCGTGCCAAAGGAGCCGTTGCAGAAGTAGAATCTTATATCAAAGAAACTTATCTTATAGCCCAGACAGCCGGAGAAGTGTCGGAAATCTTCCCCAAAGTGGGTGAATTGGTGGGAACCGGTGCACCGATCATGAACATAGCCATACTGGATGATATGTGGGTAACATTCAATGTCCGGGAAGATTTGCTGCAAGGTCTGACAATGGGAACTGAATTCGAAGCTTTCGTTCCGGCATTGGACAAAAATATCCGCCTGAAAGTGAACTACATGAAGGATCTTGGCACTTATGCAGCCTGGAAGGCTACGAAAACAACCGGGCAATTTGATCTGAAGACTTTTGAGGTAAAAGCTTTGCCACAGGAGAAAGTGGAAGGCTTGCGTCCCGGAATGTCGGTGATACTGAAGAAGTGATTAACAGTTAGTGATTAGTGATAAGTAAAGGAATGGCACGAGATAAGAAATATATAGCTTTGTGGAACGTCATGAAACGGGAAGGCCGACGGCTCGTTTCCCGTCCGCTGTACCTGTTCTGCATGGTGATAGCACCGTTGTTCTGCTACGTGTTCTTCACGACACTGATGGATTCGGGCTTACCGGTCAATATGCCTGTAGGAGTGGTGGATCAGGATATGACATCCACTTCGCGCCAATTGATGCGAAACCTGGATGCATTTGAGCAGACCGCCATCGTAGCCCATTATCCTACTATCAACGAAGCACGTGCCGCCATGCAGAAAGGAGAAATCTACGGATTCTACTACATTCCGAAAGGTACCACTGCCAAGGCGCAATCTCAACGACAGCCCACCGTATCATTCTATACCAACAATACGCTGCTTATCGCCGGTTCTCTACTCTACAAAGATATGAAGATGATGAGCGAATTGGCATCGGGAGCCGCCGCACGCGCCAGTCTGTATGCTAAAGGTGCTACGGAAGACCAGGCTATGGCATTCCTGCAACCCATCGTCATCGATACACATCCGCTGAACAATCCGTGGCTGAATTACTCCGTATACTTGTGTAATACATTTGCACCGGGCGTATTGATGCTGCTTATATTTATGATAACGGTTTACTCCATCGGCGTGGAAATAAAAGACCGTACCGCGCGCGAATGGCTACGCATGGGAAATAATTCCATCTACATCTCCCTTGCCGGAAAGCTGTTGCCGCATACGGCTATTTTCTTCCTGATGGGGATATTGTATAACGTATATCTATATGGCTTCCTGCACTTCCCATGCAACAGTGGCATCATGCCGATGCTTCTTGCCACTCTCTGCCTTGTGCTGGCTTCGCAAGGGATGGGCGTACTGATGATAGGTACATTGCCTACCCTGCGTCTGGGACTGAGTTTTGCATCCTTATGGGGAGTGCTTTCATTCTCTATGTGTGGATTATCATTCCCAGCTATGGCAATGCATCCGGTTCTGCAAGGATTAGCCAATCTGTTCCCGCTGCGTCACTATTTCCTGATCTATGTAGACCAGGCCCTGAACGGTTATCCGATGATTTATTCATGGATAAACTATGTGGCGTTACTTATTTTTATGATGCTTCCTTTCTTTGTCGTCCACCGGCTTAAAGAAGCGTTGATTTATTATAAATACGTGCCCTAATGAAACATCTGACGTTCAAACAGAAAGTAGTACAAGGTATCCACGACCTATTCTATATCTGGATACGGGAATTCCGCACGACCTTTCGCGATCAGGGTGTGCTCATCTTCTTTGTGCTTGTCCCGTTGGTGTATCCACTGATTTACGCTTTCATCTATACCAATGAAACCATACGGGAAGTACCTGCTGTGGTAGTGGATAACTCACGCAGTTCGTTAAGCCGTGAATATCTGCGCAAAGTGGACTCCAGTCCGGAAGTGAAGATCGTATCTTATTGCGCCGACATGGAAGAAGCCAAACTGATGCTGAAAGATCGTCTGGCTTATGGCATCATCTATATACCTGCTGAATTCAGTGAAGATATTGCACGGGGAAAGCAAACACAGGTCAGTCTGTATTGCGATATGAGCGGATTGCTTTATTACAAATCTCTGCTGAACACCAATACCAGCGTGTCACTGGATATGAATGCAGATATCAAAATGCAACGTGCCGGCAATACCACCAACCGCCAGGATGAGATTACCGCCTATCCGATAAAATATGAAGATGTTACCTTATTCAACCCCGCAAATGGTTTTGCGGCTTTCCTGATACCCGCGGTATTGATACTGATTATTCAGCAAACCTTGCTGCTTGGTATCGGACTTTCTGCCGGAACAGCCCGCGAACAGAATCGTTTCAAAGATTTGGTTCCTATCAACCGCCACTACAACGGCACATTACGTATCGTACTGGGTAAAGGTTTAAGTTACTTCATGGTGTATGCACTTGTATCCGTATACGTGCTCTGTGTAGTGCCACGTCTGTTCAGTCTCATCCAGATAGCTCAACCGGGTGTACTGACCCTCTTTATGTTGCCTTATCTGGCAGCATGTATTTTCTTTGCCATGACAGCTTCTATTGCCATACGCAACCGTGAAACCTGCATGTTAATATTCGTCTTCACATCCGTACCTTTATTGTTCCTTTCAGGTGTTTCCTGGCCGGGAGCCGCCATGCCGGATTTCTGGAGATACTTCTCTTATATCTTCCCGTCCACTTTCGGCATCAATGGCTACGTACGCATCAATAGCATGGGAGCTACACTGGGCGAAGTAGCCTTTGAATACCGTGCATTATGGATACAGGCAGGCATCTACTTCCTGACTACTTGCTGGGTATATCGCTGGCAGATTATCCAGAGCCGGAAGCATGTGATTGAGAAATATAAAGAGTACAAGAATAAATAACATACTGTAATGTTACCTTTCATGGTAATTCTGTTTACCTCACACGGTAACTCTGTTTACATGCCGAGGTGAAAGCCGTCACATGTGACAGTAAATACTTTTACATTCCGCGGCAAACAATCGGTAAATACAGAACATTGGTAATTAAAGAATTAGCTCATCCGCTGCAGTTGGTTCAGGTCCCATTTCAAATTCCAGCACCCCACCCTTCACAATCTCATCATGCGTTATCCACAGGCGGTTCAATTTCTTGCCGTTCAATGATACCGACTGGATATAGATGTTCTGAGGCGAGTTATTACGCGCTATGATTTTGAAATTCTTACCGGAGTAAAAATGTGTATCCAGTTTTATCTCTACGCTTTCGAAGACAGGGCTGGTAATCTCATAACGGGGATTTCCCGGACAAACCGGATGAATGCCCATAGCCGCCAATACATACCATGCCGACATCTGCCCTACATCTTCGTTTCCGCACAATCCCAGAACATCATCACCATAAGCTTTATCACAGATCTTTCTCGTCCATTTCTGTGTCAGCCACGGGCAGGAAGAGTAATTGAAAAGGAATGGTACATGATGGTTCGGTTCATTAGGATGATTATAATAATCATTCCACAAAAAATCTTCCGGAACATTGGCAAAGAACTCTTCCAGTTCCGCATCAAACTTCTTTTGGCCTCCCATCAGAGCTTTCATTCCGTCAATATCATGAGGGACAAACCAACCTTGTTGGAAAGGATTGCTTTCCGTAGTACCTTGATCCTGTGCCGTACGACTTTGCCAAGGCAACCAGCCTCCACCCTTCACGCGGGCACGAAACCACTGCACACTGTCGCACCACACATTCCGGTAAGCTTTGGCACGCTTTTCATATTCAGCCGCTTCTTTCTTTTTGCCTAAGGAACTCATGAGTTGTCCTAAGCACCAATCCGTATAAGCATACTCCAAAGTATGGGAAAGACTGCCGGGAGTATATCCCAGGTCTCCATTACCAAACTGCTTTTGTGTATTCGCAGCATACTCAACGGCTTTCTGTACATCATACTCCCGGATCCCCTTTTCATAGGCATCCGCCAGTACCGAGATAGCGGGATTTCCCAACATACAGCCAGAATATGCATTCACTACTTCCCAACGCGGATAATACTCCGTACCACTTAACTGGGCAATCTGGATCAAAGAGTTTATCTCATCATTCACCAATCGGGGATTAATCAATGTTTGCAATGGGAACTGACTACGGAATACATCCCAACCACTAAATACTGTACGATAAGTAAAATTCTTCGTCTGGTGAATCTTCTTATCCGCACCTATATATCGGCCGTCACAATCAGAGAAGCAACGTGGATCGATCATTGTATGATACAAAGAGGTATAAAAGATAGTCTTATCCCTTTCGCTTCCCTCAACCTTCACTGAAGAGAGTGCCTGATTCCACAGATTACGTGTATTTTCTTTTACCCGCTCAAAATTCCAGTCTGGAATGTCCTGTTCCAGATTGCGCTGGGCACCTTCCATGCTGACAAACGATATACCACACTTCAGTTGAACCTGTTCGTCTTTCCGGGTAGGAAACTCTGTATAAAAGCCCAAGTGCTTTCCCTGTGCTTTCCCGGGAGCAGATATGATCCGGGCATCCTTAATATAGCTGAAATAGGCCGGATTATCATTGGCTTCATTCTTTCTGCTAACGCCCTCAGGAATAGAAGCACTCCAAACACCGTATTCCGTCAATGGGCGATCAAAACAGCAATAAAAGTAAACGGTATAATCAGATTTACCCGAGCCGTTTCCCCAACCTCCACAAGCGGGTGTACATTTCATCCATCCCCGAATCGTATATTCGTCTACTTTTTCCACATACTGTTCATCAGATGTGCCACCAATTCTACGGGCCAGATCGATCTGGATACGTGACTTTTCCGACTCCGGATATGTGAAACGCAGAATCCCCGAACGAGGAGCGGATGTCAGTTCCACCTTCACCTGATAATCTTGTAAATATACCGAATAGTATCCGGCCTGCGTAATCTCCGTATCATGGGAATATCTGGAACGGTAACCTTCCTCCGGTTTATTTTCAGTACCCTTGAATGTTTGTAATGGCCCGGTAGTAGGCATTACCAGAAAGTTTCCGAAATCACCATACCAGCCAATACCGCTTAAATGCGTAAAACTAAATCCTTCGATAGTAGAATGATGCCACGAATATCCGGGGCCATTATCGCCACCGGTTTTAGTGTCCGGACTCAACTGTACAAGTCCAAAAGGAGTACAACTTCCCGGAAAGGTTTTTCCCAACCCATGCCCCGATTTTCCGGCCTCTGCCGAAGTTGAAGCACCAATTATCGTATTAACATAATCCACCGGCTCTTTTTGAGCAAATGACAGAGTAGAAAAAGAAATTAATAAGGCAGATAGCCAACTACCATATTTCATAGAATAATAAAATTTGAATAAGTTACCGAATATGTTTTTTGATTAACGGATATAATATTTCCGCATAGCGCATAAAACCCAGATCTGTAAAATGGATACCATCAACAGTAGCCTCACCATCGTACCCGATAATGTCCTTTGAAGAAAGAAGATAGATATTCTTCTCACCCCTTTTCTTCATTGACTGAAAAATAGTCGCAATCGTTTCATTTTTAGCATTCACTTCCCTTGCAACCTTTTTATCAAAACGGGAATGAGTAAAAATAGGATCTTCTACAAAAAGGATAGGAGTATCGGGATGTTTGCTGCGGACGATAGAGTAGAATTTCTCCGTCCGTTCTTTCATCTGTTCTACTGTGGCATTAGGAAGGAAATCAAGCACGAACATGGAAGCATCAACCGTAGCTATAAGTTCTGCAATCTCCAGATCGAGCAAAGCATTACCGCTAAATCCTAAATTGATACATTCACGATTGAGCCAACGTTCCAGAATATTTGTATGGGCCATTCCGGGACGGGAAGCACAACCACCCTGCAAAATACTGGTCCCATAAAAGACAACGGGCTTCTCACGCACCGGCAAATCAACAGTAGGCTGATCAAGGGTCGAAAGGCTATCCACACCGATGGCCAATGAGGTGACCCCGTCATACAAAGAGAGATATAAAAGATATTCCCGTTCTTCAGGATCCATATTCTTCACGATAGTAGCTTCATTTACCTTTCCCTGAGGACGCCCGCTACCGGCAAAAACCCACTTACCATCTTGCAGACAATAAAGATCCAATCCTTTGATTCCGGTAGGAGTCATGTGGTTCATGCTTCTGTTATCCCTCACTTCCCACTTTGCCCCAATGCATGTAGAGTTGGAACGGAAGCGCAAAGCAAGTCCGGCACTATTGCGTCCTAAATCCCAAAGCGGTTTGCGGGAAACTGATTCCAAAGAAGCCGGAAGGCGTTCATAACGGGTAAGAGTAGCATCCGTTGCCTTGCCCAACAAGGGGAAAACGGAAGCATCGCGATAAAGAAGTTGGGCCTGAGTGGACGCAGCCAGCAACAATCCCAAAATAAAAACTCTGATTCTCATGATTAGTAGATATTAAGATGATTCAAAGGTACACTGAAAAACTGCATTTATAAACAGTTTCACATCAATTAACAGGTAATAGACCTCCTATTATGGCTCCACAGCTCTTTTGAGTGCATTCACACTTATTAACCGTCTGGAGTTTGCTTTATTACGAAATATTCGTAGATTTGTATCGAATTCATTTTAATACTTTATTTCCATGGAAAAGTTGACTATACAAGAAGAAGAAGCAATGATTTACATCTGGGAATTGGGCAGTTGCTTCGTAAAAGACATTGTTGCCAAATATCCCCAACCGGCACCTCCCTACACTACCGTGGCTTCCATCATTAAAAACCTGGAACGCAAACAGTATGTTACAGCCGCTCGCGTAGGGAATACATATCAATACACACCTGCCATTCGTGAAAGCGAATACAAGCGTACCTTCATGAGCGGCTTCGTGCGTAACTACTTTGAAAATTCTTATAAGGAAATGGTTTCTTTCTTTGCCAAAGAGCAAAAGATTTCAACTAAAGACCTGAAAGATATAATAGATATGATTGAAAAAAGATAAACATAAAAAAGAATCGCATGAAATACTATTTTTCTTTATTAGCTTGTCTGGTAAGTTTCATTGCTCACGCACAGACTACTTACTCCTATAGAGTAGAAGGAGAATTGACAGATAATTCATTTAATGGAAAAATGTTATACATCATGCGATATGATGACAATCACTATATTGATAGTACCCGAGTTGAAAATCAGAAGTTTGCATTTGAGGGACGAACTGCAATCCCCTCGTTTTGTCGAATCGATGCAGGACGCAACTATGCCAACTTTATTTTGGATGAAGGAACTATAAAGGTTAATCTATATACCCATGTTCCTACGGGTACAAAACTAAATGAAGCTTTCAATAAGACGATAGCTACAGTCGACAGTATCCGAAAAAAAGGATTCGCGCATCTGGCAGAACTAAAAAAAGAAAAGCCGAATGCAGAAGACTGGCAGCTGGTATGGGCAGAATATTATGAGCAAAAAATCCGCCCATCACTCCTTGGATATCTGAAACAACAAATTATATCCAACAAGGATAATGGTGTGGGAGAATATGCCTTCAGAGATTATAGTATGGCATGTAGTACCGATGAAATGGATGCTCTTCAGACAGAAATAGGCAATTGGCTGAATTCTTTAAAAACAGTACAGGCAATAAAAGCACGTTTCGAAGCGCTAAAGAGAACTGCAGTAGGCAAACCGTTTGTCGATATAGCCGGTGAAAACACAGAAGGTAAAGAAACACGGTTGTCAGATTTTGTAGGCAAAGGTAATTATGTTCTTGTTGATATGTGGGCAAGCTGGTGTGCTCCATGCCGGGAAGAAATACCCAATTTAGCAGAAATCTACAATACATATAAAGACAAAGGCCTGGTTATATTAGGTATTGCAACCTGGGATAAAAAAGACAGAATCATTAAAGCGATAGGAGATCTGAATATGACATGGCCACAGCTACTGGACACCCAACAAAAAGTAATGGAACTTTATGGTGTCAATGGTATCCCGCATATTATTTTATTTGCCCCGGATGGCACTATTGTTGCCCGCAATCTCAGGGGAGATGGAATGAAGCAGAAAGTGGCTGAGATTATGAAAGGCGAATAATAATAAAATAAATAAAGATGTTAGCTTATTTTCTAAAAATCAATGTAGCCATTGCGCTATTTTATGCGTTTTATCGGCTATTTTTCTATAAAGACACGTTCTTTACGTGGCGCAGGGCCGCTTTGCTCTGCTTCTTTGCCGTTTCTGCCGTTTATCCGCTGCTGAATATACAGACATGGATTACGGAACAGCAGCCTATGGTAGCCATGGCAGATTTATACGCTGACATCGTTTTACCGGAATTTACGATAACACCGGAACAGGTAACTTCCGACTGGAAAACCCTCCTGCCCCAAACGGTCGGTTTTGCTTATTGGGGAATGGTAATTGTATTAGCGATCCGCTTCCTCATACAGTTGGCTGGGATTATCCGTTTAGCTTTCCGTTGCCGGAAAGCAAAGATAGAAAATACGAATGTACATCTGCTCAGACAAGCAAGCGGACCTTTTTCCTTCTTTCACTGGATTTTTATCCATCCGACTTCACATACAGAAGATGAACTAAGCGAAATATTAACCCACGAACAAACTCATGCCAACCAATGGCATTCCATTGATGTACTTGTCAGTGAGATTGTATGTATATTTTGCTGGTTCAATCCTTTTGCCTGGCTCATGAAACGGGAAATCCGCACCAATCTGGAATATCTGGCGGACAACCGCGTACTGGAAACCGGACATGACTCTAAAGCCTATCAGTATCACCTGTTAGGATTATCACACCATAAGGCTGCAGCAACTATCTATAACAGTTTTAATGTATTACCTTTAAAAAAACGCATCAAAATGATGAACAAAAAGAGAACCCGAGAAATAGGGAGAACTAAATACCTTATGTTTCTCCCCTTGGCAGCCTTACTTATGATAATCAGCAATATCGAAGCCGTGGCCCGTACCACGAAAGAGATGGCAAAAGATGTCATAGAAGCTGTAGAAGAGAATCTGGCGTCCAATTCAACAACGCCGGAGATGGAAGTTGCTACTGAAACGGCACCGCTGGAAACACCGGTACCGCAACAGGATAAAGACAAACTTATGAACTACAAAGGAGTAGTAGTGGATAAAGACGGAAAAGCAGTGGAAGGCGCTGAGTTTTTCATTGATGAAGACCACAAACTACCACAAGGTCAATCGTATGTCACGGGAAAGAACGGTAATTTTTCTTTCAAAGCATTCGAAAATGCTAAAATGATAGTAATTTGGAAAAAAGATGGAAAAATGATGGGAGTACCCGTGGCTGTCAACAAAGAAAACAACTCCAACATGAAGATTGTCATGGATAGGGAATGGCTAAATCCGCCAGCCGATGATCCTGATAATCCTGTATTTGAAGTAGTGGAACAAATGCCTGAATTTCCGGATGGCGGCATGTCAGGCCTGATGCAATTTTTATCGAAAAACATCAGATATCCGGTAAATGCACAGAAAAATGGTACGCAAGGACGCGTTACTGTACAATTTGTTGTAAATGCAGACGGAAGCATCTCCAACATAGGGATTATCCGTGGAGTAGACCCGGAATTGGATGGTGAAGCGGTACGCGTTATCAGCACAATGCCAAATTGGAAGCCGGGTATGCAAAAAGGAAAAGCTGTACGGGTGAAATATACAGTTCCTGTCATGTTCCGCTTATCGGATGATGGTCAAAAAGAGGAGTATAAGCCTATAGCTAAAATTGATGAAACTGTTGTCGTGGGATATGGTTCCAAACAAGTCCCTGCAGAGGAAGACCCGGTTTTTGAGGTGGTTGAAAACATGCCTGAATTTCCCGGTGGTATGGGAGGACTGATGCAATATCTGT from Bacteroides sp. MSB163 includes:
- a CDS encoding TolC family protein — encoded protein: MRKFFCFTWLVCLTFSVGAQEILSLDSCRALAIANNKELLISQEKINSAHYQRKAAFTSYLPDISATGGYMRTQKEISILSDAQKGALGSMGTQVSGAMQNGIQGILTQHPELTQNPQFMALIQALGSVDVASPLNGLGNSLVDAFRTDTRNMYAGALTLTQPLYMGGKIRAYNKITKYAEELARQQHDSGLQDVILSTDQAYWQVVSLASKKKLAEGYLKLLQKLESDVDKMIAEGVATKADGLSVKVRVNEAEMTLTKVEDGLSLSRMLLCQLCGLDLSSPITLKDEREDDLSPDPVAANGIDLNTVYATRPEVRSLELATEIYKQKVNVTRSEYLPSLALMGSYMMTNPSVFNGFEKKFKGMWNVGVVLQVPIWHWGEGMYKVKAAKAEARIAQYQLDDAKEKIELQVNQSVFKVNEAAKKLIMAKKNLEKADENLRYATLGFEEGVIAASNVLEAHTAWLSAQSEKIDAQIDVKLTDIYLKKALGQLKTTDY
- a CDS encoding HlyD family secretion protein encodes the protein MDTKSQNSNMLLAFLTLTGVIAIVAVVGFFMLRKGPEIVQGQAEVTEYRVSSKVPGRILEFRVKEGQSVQAGDTLAILEAPDVLAKLEQARAAEAAAQAQNEKALKGARHEQVQAAFEMWQKAKAGLEIAEKSYKRVKNLADQGVMSTQKLDEVTAQRDAAVATEKAAKAQYDMAKNGAEREDKAAAAALVDRAKGAVAEVESYIKETYLIAQTAGEVSEIFPKVGELVGTGAPIMNIAILDDMWVTFNVREDLLQGLTMGTEFEAFVPALDKNIRLKVNYMKDLGTYAAWKATKTTGQFDLKTFEVKALPQEKVEGLRPGMSVILKK
- a CDS encoding ABC transporter permease, with the translated sequence MARDKKYIALWNVMKREGRRLVSRPLYLFCMVIAPLFCYVFFTTLMDSGLPVNMPVGVVDQDMTSTSRQLMRNLDAFEQTAIVAHYPTINEARAAMQKGEIYGFYYIPKGTTAKAQSQRQPTVSFYTNNTLLIAGSLLYKDMKMMSELASGAAARASLYAKGATEDQAMAFLQPIVIDTHPLNNPWLNYSVYLCNTFAPGVLMLLIFMITVYSIGVEIKDRTAREWLRMGNNSIYISLAGKLLPHTAIFFLMGILYNVYLYGFLHFPCNSGIMPMLLATLCLVLASQGMGVLMIGTLPTLRLGLSFASLWGVLSFSMCGLSFPAMAMHPVLQGLANLFPLRHYFLIYVDQALNGYPMIYSWINYVALLIFMMLPFFVVHRLKEALIYYKYVP
- a CDS encoding ABC transporter permease — its product is MKHLTFKQKVVQGIHDLFYIWIREFRTTFRDQGVLIFFVLVPLVYPLIYAFIYTNETIREVPAVVVDNSRSSLSREYLRKVDSSPEVKIVSYCADMEEAKLMLKDRLAYGIIYIPAEFSEDIARGKQTQVSLYCDMSGLLYYKSLLNTNTSVSLDMNADIKMQRAGNTTNRQDEITAYPIKYEDVTLFNPANGFAAFLIPAVLILIIQQTLLLGIGLSAGTAREQNRFKDLVPINRHYNGTLRIVLGKGLSYFMVYALVSVYVLCVVPRLFSLIQIAQPGVLTLFMLPYLAACIFFAMTASIAIRNRETCMLIFVFTSVPLLFLSGVSWPGAAMPDFWRYFSYIFPSTFGINGYVRINSMGATLGEVAFEYRALWIQAGIYFLTTCWVYRWQIIQSRKHVIEKYKEYKNK
- a CDS encoding GH92 family glycosyl hydrolase, with amino-acid sequence MKYGSWLSALLISFSTLSFAQKEPVDYVNTIIGASTSAEAGKSGHGLGKTFPGSCTPFGLVQLSPDTKTGGDNGPGYSWHHSTIEGFSFTHLSGIGWYGDFGNFLVMPTTGPLQTFKGTENKPEEGYRSRYSHDTEITQAGYYSVYLQDYQVKVELTSAPRSGILRFTYPESEKSRIQIDLARRIGGTSDEQYVEKVDEYTIRGWMKCTPACGGWGNGSGKSDYTVYFYCCFDRPLTEYGVWSASIPEGVSRKNEANDNPAYFSYIKDARIISAPGKAQGKHLGFYTEFPTRKDEQVQLKCGISFVSMEGAQRNLEQDIPDWNFERVKENTRNLWNQALSSVKVEGSERDKTIFYTSLYHTMIDPRCFSDCDGRYIGADKKIHQTKNFTYRTVFSGWDVFRSQFPLQTLINPRLVNDEINSLIQIAQLSGTEYYPRWEVVNAYSGCMLGNPAISVLADAYEKGIREYDVQKAVEYAANTQKQFGNGDLGYTPGSLSHTLEYAYTDWCLGQLMSSLGKKKEAAEYEKRAKAYRNVWCDSVQWFRARVKGGGWLPWQSRTAQDQGTTESNPFQQGWFVPHDIDGMKALMGGQKKFDAELEEFFANVPEDFLWNDYYNHPNEPNHHVPFLFNYSSCPWLTQKWTRKICDKAYGDDVLGLCGNEDVGQMSAWYVLAAMGIHPVCPGNPRYEITSPVFESVEIKLDTHFYSGKNFKIIARNNSPQNIYIQSVSLNGKKLNRLWITHDEIVKGGVLEFEMGPEPTAADELIL
- a CDS encoding SGNH/GDSL hydrolase family protein — encoded protein: MRIRVFILGLLLAASTQAQLLYRDASVFPLLGKATDATLTRYERLPASLESVSRKPLWDLGRNSAGLALRFRSNSTCIGAKWEVRDNRSMNHMTPTGIKGLDLYCLQDGKWVFAGSGRPQGKVNEATIVKNMDPEEREYLLYLSLYDGVTSLAIGVDSLSTLDQPTVDLPVREKPVVFYGTSILQGGCASRPGMAHTNILERWLNRECINLGFSGNALLDLEIAELIATVDASMFVLDFLPNATVEQMKERTEKFYSIVRSKHPDTPILFVEDPIFTHSRFDKKVAREVNAKNETIATIFQSMKKRGEKNIYLLSSKDIIGYDGEATVDGIHFTDLGFMRYAEILYPLIKKHIR
- a CDS encoding BlaI/MecI/CopY family transcriptional regulator, whose product is MEKLTIQEEEAMIYIWELGSCFVKDIVAKYPQPAPPYTTVASIIKNLERKQYVTAARVGNTYQYTPAIRESEYKRTFMSGFVRNYFENSYKEMVSFFAKEQKISTKDLKDIIDMIEKR
- a CDS encoding TlpA disulfide reductase family protein, producing the protein MKYYFSLLACLVSFIAHAQTTYSYRVEGELTDNSFNGKMLYIMRYDDNHYIDSTRVENQKFAFEGRTAIPSFCRIDAGRNYANFILDEGTIKVNLYTHVPTGTKLNEAFNKTIATVDSIRKKGFAHLAELKKEKPNAEDWQLVWAEYYEQKIRPSLLGYLKQQIISNKDNGVGEYAFRDYSMACSTDEMDALQTEIGNWLNSLKTVQAIKARFEALKRTAVGKPFVDIAGENTEGKETRLSDFVGKGNYVLVDMWASWCAPCREEIPNLAEIYNTYKDKGLVILGIATWDKKDRIIKAIGDLNMTWPQLLDTQQKVMELYGVNGIPHIILFAPDGTIVARNLRGDGMKQKVAEIMKGE